The genomic stretch ACCGCCCTCATCGTTCTCCCCATCTCGACCGCCGATTATCCATCGGACGGGCCTGCTTCGCTGCTCGCCTCGTGGGTGACACTCTCATCCTGAGGACATAAGAGTCATTTGAGAAATGCGATTCTCCATTAACACATTACAGAAAGAATACAGGGAAAAAGAAGAGGTTCGTGCAAGAGCCTCGAGACTGCCCCCTCTCGTTCGGTGGATTCTCCGCGTGGGGTTCTCGCCTTCGCCCAACCCGCCCTAAAGGTTTCGGTGAGCTCTTCCCTGATCTCGGGAGTCCGATTGGATCGTGGGCTCAATTTGGATTTTGTTTTGACTTTGGAGAGGAATGATGGATTTCTGCGTCTCCGATCGATTGTTTCATGCAATACGAGAGTGGGGGAAATAGTCCTGGTTTTGTGGAGGTCTTTGGGGTTCTTAGAGCAGAGGAGTGAAGGGGATAACTTAAAGAATTTTTCTTTAGTCGGTATCTGGGTAAAGGAGGGTGAATGATGAAGAAGAATAAGTTGAACAAGGAGGAGATAGCGGAGGACTACTGCTTCACATGCAAGGATGGAGGGCACCTGCGGGTCTGCGATTTCAAGTGAGCTCGATCTcgtttctcttctttttcctacTTTCACACTCATCGATGGTGGCTTATTTTATTGCTGTATGTCAACTTGTTGTGGGGATTACATTCTTATTTTTCCCTTTTTGACTCTCGTTGTGGTATTTCAGGTGTCAACGTTTCATTGATAGCATAATTATCTCTTCTCCATATATTCTCCTATGTGATCCATATATTTGCTTGATCGAGTATTATACTAAACTCGGCAGCCTGTTCGTTATTTATTAGCCCTTGTTCGATAGGTCCCGTCCATATGGTGCCAAATTGATGACTTGCACCAATGCACAGCGAAATTTTAAACAGATCTTTACCATTATCAAATTGGTTTCTATCAGGGCTTGTGCTGCTTTATCCTTGTTGTTCACGAGAGATCAACTGCTAATGAAATATCTGAAGCTTTTTctattcaattttttatttttattttttttaataataaattctgGTAAATACTCATCTATAAGTATCACAGAAATTTAGATGTTACGAACTATGGACGGTCATTTTCAACATGATCCCTTTAATAAAAGAGTTGCTTGGTGCAGGAGGCTACCACCAATAAGGTGTTTGGGAGGGTCTCCTGTAACTATTTCCATGACTCACCTTAGTTACCTTGGTTACAAAGGTGCAACTTAATTATGGCATTGAGTTGTACCCTTAAAAATTAACCTATTTAATACTTGTCTATAATTGAATGGGCATTAAAATTGAAGGTAATTCTTCAGCTTGGTCAATTGCTAAAGTTTTATTACTACTCTGTTTATAGCTTTTTCTTGGTTGCTTCACAGTCTTGTTTCTCTTTGTTGTGTGACATATATCTAGCATGTTGATGTTTCCATTGCGTCAAAATGTTGTTAATTTGTAGCTTAGATTTTATATTATCCAAATTTAAATTGATCAGTGGAAGAGAAAGGACTTTAGTTCAGCAGGAGGGCACTGTGAGTATTGCAGGGCTAACCCCATTATGTTCTCATTGTTGCATAATCACATGAAGATGGTATTTTGATTATAATATCCTTCCATATATGTACAAAAAGTGCATGGTAGTACTCTCATTTACTAATACATCTTTAATCTAAAACCGACATCGTAAAAAATGGTTAACACAAAGAATAACACGCCAAATGCATGCTCAAGTCTAGTAAGTGAACCAGTCGTTGGGGATGTGGTAGTAAATAATGTCTCTATCTGTTGGTTCTACAAGTACAAACTGTTAATTAGTCATCTCTCGACAGAGGGATTAATTGTCATGACCTAGATTTATTTTCTTGTCAGTCATAAATAAGCAAAATTCAAGGTTCTAATTAGTCTATGTTGTGTAGCTGCATGTGTGTCACTCCGCGTAGCTTAGACATTTGACATATACTAGTTGTCTGACTTGGCAACCATGAAGATTGGAAGCAGGTGATGACAATTCTGTTTTGGGTCATTCATATACTAAACAAATTCTATACTAAAGAATTTAGCTTTGAAGGATGAAGATCATCAATTCAGCAAGGTTTACTTGCAACAGTTAGCTAAGTTTTGGATTGTTCATAgatacatgttaaaagaaaaatcTGTATATCGGGGATGGTTAATATCATATTAAGCAAGTCTAATTACTACATTAAAATAAATATGCATTAGATAAGTCACTTTCTTCTAAACACATAATTGAATGACAGATTGTATTTGCGATTTTATAAAAAATCTtggagaagacatacggaaaattcTAGTCTAAAAGCAATACTTTCTTAGGCTCACtggagtttttttttcttttgagaccATACTGAAGAGATGGTAGGACAATCCAAAACCTGCAATGTGGAAACAGGTAATCTGAAATCCATGTAAACTAAGACCATTCAATACCATACTTCTTTTGTAGAGTGCATGAGTCTGACTCCCGACAGTATAATCTTAGTGGCCACATTTTTTTACATCGGCCATTTGTTTATATCCTAATACATAAATCTCATGCTGCTTCAATATTGTGGTTTATTTAGTTGATAGCTTTCTTATCAAACTTCTTTGGTTGGTCATTGGTACttattgataaaatcatgcagTTATTTCTTCATCTTGAAAAACTTTGTTACCAGTAGATATTGcgtttttatgataattaatgtcAGTATTGGCATTCAGTCATCAAATAGATTTATCTTACTGTATGTCCTTTTTGTAGAACATACGAATGTTAATAGTTGAAGTTTATGATAAAAGATACTTGTTGAAAAAGTTGTTGGTTTGGTGCATATAAATTGAAGCACGGAACCTTAAAGCTCCATAATCAGGGTCAGTTATTTGACCATTGCCATCCTCTTGAAGTGGACTGGTTATGTTCCATTGATTGGATACTTGCATCATGTGAGCAAATGCTTATTCATCAGATTGTTCATGCCCTTGATAACTTGATACTGTTGTCAGATTAGGGGAGTTCAAACCTGAAACCTAAATTAAGGGATGTTTTATTGATATTTCTTTGTCACCAAGCCATATTGATCATCTGTTGTCCACTCAAACATAACATTATCTGCTTTAAATACCATGTTTGATGCACTCAATTATTATAACAAGTCTTATACTGCCTCTTTAGATCTTTTCAGGTAGATTTGTTTAGGATTGCCTAAATGTTTTTCACAAATGCTTTGTCCCATGGGACCTATATGTCTCGTATATATTTGATGTCTATATGTGTTAGTGCTTAGTGGTACCTATATTTGTCTCCTATAACTTATATGATTTACTTCAGCTGTCATGTCAGCATCAATTACTAATGCTTTTTGTTTGGTATATTCTTCCATTTCTTTATATAGATTCACTGTCCGAAATTAACAACCCCCAACAAGTTACTCCGAGTATGCTCTTTTGTCTAATTATGTATCTGAATGATATCTTTTTCAATTATGGACTGATTAATTGGCATTGGTTGGTCCTAGTGACACTATTTAAGATCCTCTTGAGTCATACGTTTTGCTGTTGAGGCTTGTTATTGAGATAACTGGTACTGGAACCTAACCAATAAAGTGTATTATGTCAGATCAGCATCCTCTATCTATCTGTATAATTGTATATCAATGTTTCTCTGGCACTACAGCACCTGCATGATCTACCTTTTTTGTTGAACTTTGGTTGATGTTTGGACCATTGTAATATTCATTTGATCTAGTGGTTGTGTTCTCGAAAATGTGAAAGGAGTAGGTTCAGGAGATATATGCTGGAATACACAATGCTAAATCATGCAATTTTCCTTCTAGGAATTGTCTTAAAGCTTACCATCCTCAATGTGTGGGTAAGGATCCCTCATTCATGGAGAGTGATGAACGTTGGACCTGTGGTAAATGCCTTGAACTCAGTTCTTTCCTACATCTTTTGGTTAAATTGCAGTATCATTGTTTTTTCTGCTGTTTGGTGTAACATGTTTACTCCATTTAATTTCTGGTTGTGGCAAACAGCATATGGTATAATTCTTCAGCAGTTGTTACATTGTGAAAGTATTCCAGAATATAATTTAGCAGTCAATAAGCCTATGAAACCTTCTAGCTGATGAGTAGTCCCCAGTCTCCATATTGTGAGACTGATTGTGTAGAATAGGGAAAACTGTAGGTTTCATGTTAAGTTTGATAGAAAGAAAATTTTCCTTGATAGATCATTTAATGCTGTGTTCTGGACTCTCTCTAACCAAGCTTTGGTAGCAAGCCTTTGATAAACCAGCAGTAAGATCTGTTTTTCGGAGTTACTCTGAATGAAGATTGTGATATGGTGATTCCATGCCATTCTTTCTCTTTGGTTTGACATGATTTGTTGACCTGATGTACCTGACAGGTTGGCATTCTTGCTTTATCTGCCAAAAGGCATCAGCTCTCCAATGTTACTGCTGCCCGAACTCTGTGTGCTACTCATGCATAAAGGAAGCTGAGTTTgtgcaagtcaagaaaagaacaaagggCTTCTGCAACAATTGcttaaagctagcaattttaatagaagagaatATAGATGTTGATTCAGATGGGGTATCCTCtgcataaatcttcattaattattaCAGATTCCTTTGGCATTAAACTTTATGCTTCTGCACCCTTAATTGATTTCTGGAATGATCTTCAATGTTAGCAACTTTTAAAATTTGTATAGCTTTCAGCATTAGTTGTGAACATTTTATTGCAGCACTCAAGTGAAATCTTTCATGTTATGTAAAGGAACTCTGGACAGTTTGATTGATTTGTAGTATATGTCTCTTTTCATTTGACAGATTTTCCTATGTTCCTATCCAATTGAAGTCGAATTTTTCTTATTTCCAGGGAAAGGTGGACTTCAGAGATACTGAGACATATGAGTTTTTGTTCAAGGATTATTGGGAAATAATAAAGGATCAGGAAGGACTGACATTGATTGATCTTCAGGCAGCGAATGCTCTTCTTAAAAGAGGTGAAAATTACAAGGGTGGATCAGATTCTGACAAACTTGAGGAAGAGGATGTCGAATCTGAAGGTGATGATTTGGAAATTAATTCTGACGATGGGTTGTCATTTCTTGAGGATTTGAAAGGGAGATGTGGTAGAATGAAGAAACCAATTAAGAGGTCCAGGTCAAAGAAAAAAGTGTTTATTAGTTGGGGTTCAGTGGAGCTGATAAACTTCCTTATATCTGTTGGTAGAGACACAAATGAACCACTTACACTGTTGGATGCATGTGAAATAATAAAGGACTACATTGATAGAAACAACCTTCATGATCcagataataaaaagaaaaaaaatgtaataTGTGATGAGAGACTGTATGCTTTATTCAGAAAAAGGAAAGTGAAGTTTCATAAGATAGAGAGTTTGTTGGAGAGTCACTTTGCCACAAATGATGATTCAGATGAAGAAATTTCTTTTAGCTCAGAAGATGGTGACACATTTGGAAGACGAAAGAAGCAAAACACAGGATATGATGAACATAAATTACAGCCAAAGGAATATAAGGAAGATATTTCTGCAGCACCTAAAAGTTGTTATGCTTCCATAGTTAGGAAAAACATAAAT from Musa acuminata AAA Group cultivar baxijiao chromosome BXJ1-3, Cavendish_Baxijiao_AAA, whole genome shotgun sequence encodes the following:
- the LOC103979165 gene encoding uncharacterized protein At5g08430, whose product is MMKKNKLNKEEIAEDYCFTCKDGGHLRVCDFKNCLKAYHPQCVGKDPSFMESDERWTCGWHSCFICQKASALQCYCCPNSVCYSCIKEAEFVQVKKRTKGFCNNCLKLAILIEENIDVDSDGGKVDFRDTETYEFLFKDYWEIIKDQEGLTLIDLQAANALLKRGENYKGGSDSDKLEEEDVESEGDDLEINSDDGLSFLEDLKGRCGRMKKPIKRSRSKKKVFISWGSVELINFLISVGRDTNEPLTLLDACEIIKDYIDRNNLHDPDNKKKKNVICDERLYALFRKRKVKFHKIESLLESHFATNDDSDEEISFSSEDGDTFGRRKKQNTGYDEHKLQPKEYKEDISAAPKSCYASIVRKNINSVYLKRSLIMEFLKSPDTFEEKVTGCFVRVKVDPEDFYFVPEKRYKLGQVTGVKKALQTYKVGTMSTDVVLRVSNYHADVQLFFLSDDDFDEDECEDLLQLANKGLFKRPTVAELEKKIRSVHADIMNHWIDKEVLKLQKLIDRANEKGWRRELFAYIDEREKLRTSEERKRLLQEIPTVVADISQTKVKTTNGPPISSECQLPKAADVNNSGSGHVIEIEEDHGVQDSKITVNMRISDHVDDEDKTWHYVDPSGNEQGPFDMVSLRYWMREGFFDEDFKVWKTGQSREDAILLTDALRLYQ